A single region of the Kwoniella botswanensis chromosome 1, complete sequence genome encodes:
- a CDS encoding eukaryotic translation initiation factor 3 subunit C, translated as MSFFAKLGSDSDSSSSSGSDSEESILSGDEGLAQDRKLAEAKKTKNKASMFLRSDAEDSDEESEEDSDEDEEELSDSEDERAARGNKFLMGADSTDEEEEEEDKTIVLSAKDKRFAEMEAAIHNITNATRNNDWVLASTELDKVFRFIQRHQVTVVATTVSAAGHIPPRFLEILVSLEKDVNETIASEKSAKKKMAPAKAKALNGLKQTLKKKQKEFEAVLKTYIEDPSAYTAAYEAANAAPAPKKVAKKVQIADGGEDQDQNEDFMTIGKGGKALNLTPEGVFKTLREIFEQRGRKNTDRAETIKILSKLLEVSETTYQKIRVLLALVPARLDYSQNLAHIPHDSWVLGLNELDQLVTLLLDNPDYVVQETVGEYDDLVEREPQVVNGKKERVTVAGSLISLLESLDNEFTKTLQHTDAHEKGSDYIERLRQEAPLYTLIAKAQSLFEREATTDSTARAVIRRLEHVYAKPNIIIEHFESKIPSSLQSKIVPTETKRDAEGLIHDLCVYIYGSDAPVLRARAILFHIFNHASHGRYHQARDLLLMSHLQDTIQHADVTTQILYNRAIMQLGLAAFKLGYVTECQTILGDMFATQRQKELLAQSVQRYQQQLSPEQELIEKRRLLPFHMHLNVELLEAAYLTSCMLIEVPLLASVDTEEQRRRVTSKVFKRLLDLADRQAFMGPPENTRDHIIKASKALQAGEWEKARDLILSIKIWSLLENVDQVKDILAKKIQEEGLRTYLFTYSSYYASLSLSHLATTFSLPQQTVTSIISRMIYTDELPASLDQIDKVVIFHRVDQSEVQRLAQQLAERTSSLLEQNEKTLDLKLGSNQQNTNDQRSGQTTSAGQEGGNKNERRGNNGQRGSYRGRGGRGRGGFNAGLGSTMGRRVTAQ; from the exons ATGTCGTTCTTCGCCAAATTAGGATCAGACTCcgattcatcctcttcctccggATCAGACTCTGAGGAATCCATCTTGTCTGGAGATGAGGGTTTAGCCCAAGATAGGAAATTGGCAGAGGCcaagaagacgaagaataAAGCTTCGATGTTTTTGAGGAGTGATGCGGAGGATAGCgatgaggagagtgaagaggatagtgacgaggatgaggaagagttgagtgatagtgaggatgagagagcg GCCCGAGGAAACAAATTCTTGATGGGTGCAGACTCTActgacgaagaggaagaagaggaagataagaCCATAGTGTTGAGTGCCAAGGATAAGCG ATTCGCCGAAATGGAAGCTGCTATCCACAATATCACCAATGCTACTCGAAACAACGACTGGGTATTAGCTTCCACAGAATTAGACAAGGTATTCAGGTTCATCCAACGACATCAAGTTACAGTCGTCGCTACCACCGTCTCAGCCGCTGGACATATCCCACCTCGATTTTTGGAAATCTTAGTCTCCTTGGAGAAAGATGTCAACGAAACTATTGCTTCTGAAAAatcagccaagaagaagatggctCCTGCCAAAGCCAAGGCATTGAACGGTTTGAAGCAAactttgaagaagaagcaaaaggAATTCGAGGCTGTACTCAAAACCTACATCGAAGACCCATCAGCTTACACTGCTGCTTACGAAGCTGCCAATGCCGCTCCTGCACCTAAGAAGGTAGCTAAGAAAGTTCAAATTGCCGATGGGGGtgaggatcaagatcaaaatgaaGATTTCATGACTatcggtaaaggtggtaaagctCTTAACCTAACTCCTGAAGGTGTATTCAAAACTCTTCGAGAAATCTTCGAACAACgtggaagaaag AACACCGATCGAGCCGAAACTATCAAGATCTTATCTAAGCTGCTCGAGGTTTCCGAAACCACCTATCAAAAAATCAGAGTTCTCCTTGCCCTTGTTCCCGCACGATTAGATTACTCTCAAAATCTCGCTCATATCCCCCATGATTCCTGGGTACTGGGCTTGAACGAGCTCGATCAACTTGTCACTTTACTTTTGGATAATCCCGATTACGTCGTTCAAGAGACGGTAGGGGAGTACGACGATCTCGTCGAGAGGGAACCTCAAGTGGTCaatggaaagaaggaaagagtCACTGTAGCAGGTAGTTTGATCAGTCTTTTGGAGAGTTTGGacaatgag TTCACCAAAACTCTCCAACACACTGACGCTCACGAGAAGGGATCCGACTACATTGAGCGATTGAGACAGGAAGCACCCCTCTACACCCTCATCGCCAAAGcccaatctctcttcgaaCGTGAAGCGACCACCGACTCCACTGCTCGAGCTGTCATTAGACGATTGGAACATGTTTACGCTAAA CCCAACATCATTATCGAACATTTCGAATCAAAAATACCATCTAGTCTCCAATCCAAGATCGTTCCTACAGAAACCAAGAGAGATGCCGAGGGACTCATCCACGATTTGTGTGTCTACATCTACGGTTCCGACGCTCCTGTCTTACGTGCTCGAGCCATActcttccacatcttcaacCATGCTTCTCACGGACGATATCACCAAGCCCGAGATCTCTTACTCATGTCCCACTTGCAAGATACCATCCAACATGCCGACGTCACCACTCAGATCCTTTACAACCGAGCTATCATGCAATTAGGTCTCGCCGCATTCAAGCTCGGTTACGTCACTGAATGTCAGACGATCCTCGGTGATATGTTTGCCACTCAACGACAGAAGGAGTTACTTGCTCAATCGGTTCAAAGGTATCAACAGCAATTATCGCCTGAGCAAGAATTGATCGAGAAGAGACGATTGCTCCCCTTCCATATGCACCTCAACGTCGAATTGCTCGAAGCCGCATACTTGACTTCGTGCATGTTGATTGAAGTCCCTCTCTTAGCTTCGGTCGATACTGAGGAACAAAGACGTCGAGTGACGTCTAAGGTCTTCAAGAGATTGTTAGATCTTGCTGATAGACAAGCTTTCATGGGTCCCCCCGAAAACACCCGAGACCATATAATCAAAGCTTCAAAGGCTTTGCAAGCTGGAGAATGGGAGAAGGCAAGGGATTTGATCTTGTCAATCAAGATTTGGTCGTTGTTGGAGAATGTCGACCAGGTCAAGGATATTTTggcaaa GAaaatccaagaagaaggtctaCGAACCTACTTATTCACCTATTCATCATACTACgcttccctttccctttcacaCCTCGCTACAACATTCTCATTACCTCAACAGACCGTCACTTCCATAATCTCCCGAATGATCTATACCGACGAATTACCTGCTTCCCTAGACCAGATTGACAAAGTGGTGATCTTCCATCGAGTTGATCAATCGGAAGTTCAACGATTAGCTCAACAGTTGGCCGAAAGGACCTCATCGTTATTGGAGCAGAATGAGAAGACCCTAGATTTGAAATTAGGATCAAACCAGCAGAATACAAATGATCAACGATCGGGTCAAACGACCTCTGCAGGTCAGGAGGGTGGTAATAAgaatgagagaaggggaaaTAACGGTCAGAGAGGCTCGTACAGAGGTAGAGGcggtagaggtagaggtggatttAATGCTGGTTTGGGATCGACAATGGGTAGAAGAGTTACTGCTCAATAA